Proteins from one Pseudoliparis swirei isolate HS2019 ecotype Mariana Trench chromosome 22, NWPU_hadal_v1, whole genome shotgun sequence genomic window:
- the LOC130212995 gene encoding NF-kappa-B inhibitor delta isoform X1: MHFEKSPKEKQCSSLPTVKELLEQKRRRETFSVPPSCTSPAPPTTVPQLPSAEQFTCTGASSSYSDMAVSYEQWTHAAAESAVGYYPSHPESSYAAACSLLMTSQYGTQQQLPGYGGDTTSHTYECPMSAVTHPGIASSWSLLGSNPTAQLGFGSSMDVAKLEQARMLLSGMDDGRATGQDEDGDTMLHIYTAKGLRECAFAAAERLRDVGRLDAKEHKGKTALLVAVTANQPEIVRDLLSLGTDFNACDVKGQTALHLAAHYGLPGVLQAILSSRPAVNLEACNFEGMTPLHCAAISHSVTVKALSSSGLTDVGLQTKAAEKLSCVQMLLTAGAFLLSQEIKSNKTVLHLAVKEGDIDLVTYLLRIPLLNIKDFVNLKAHGHTALHMAAGLHGNPHQEEILQLLLRRGADPSIRNLENDQPAHLLQSGLQGEQLKLMLKKRSASSRRRIVSLQDQE; encoded by the exons CGCCAAAAGAGAAGCAGTGTAGCAGTTTGCCCACAGTGAAGGAACTCTTGGAGCAGAAGAGAAGACGTGAGACGTTTTCTGTCCCGCCCTCCTGCACAAGTCCTGCTCCTCCAACCACTGTTCCA CAGTTACCTTCAGCAGAACAGTTTACCTGTACAG GTGCATCAAGCAGCTACTCAGACATGGCAGTGAGCTATGAGCAGTGGACCCATGCAGCAGCAGAGTCTGCAGTGGGTTACTACCCCAGCCATCCAGAAAGCAGCTACGCTGCAgcctgcagcctcctgatgACATCTCAATAcggcacacagcagcagctcccGGGGTATGGAGGAGACACAACGTCTCACACATAC GAGTGCCCGATGAGTGCAGTCACACATCCCGGCATAGCTTCTTCTTGGTCCCTTCTGGGTTCCAATCCGACCGCACAGCTGGGTTTTGGTTCGTCAATGGACGTCGCCAAGCTGGAGCAGGCCAGGATGCTGCTCAGCGGGATGGATGACGGCAGAGCTACTGGGCAGGATGAAGATGGAGACAC CATGCTGCACATCTACACTGCCAAGGGGCTCAGGGAGTGCGCCTTCGCTGCTGCAGAGAGGCTGAGGGATGTCGGCCGGCTCGATGCCAAAGAGCACAAGGGAAAG ACCGCTTTACTGGTGGCGGTGACGGCCAACCAGCCGGAGATTGTACGAGATCTGCTGTCCCTTGGAACGGACTTCAATGCTTGTGACGTTAAAGGACAAACTGCCCTTCACCTGGCTGCCCACTATGGTTTACCTGGGGTTCTTCAG GCAATTCTCTCCAGCAGGCCGGCTGTCAACCTGGAGGCCTGCAATTTTGAGG GTATGACTCCTCTGCACTGTGCAGCCATTTCTCACAGTGTCACCGTGAAGGCGTTGTCCAGCAGTGGGCTGACGGATGTCGGTCTTCAGACCAAGGCTGCGGAGAAGCTCTCCTGTGTACAGATGCTTCTCACCGCCGGGGCATTCCTGCTCAGCCAG GAAATCAAAAGTAACAAGACTGTGCTGCACTTGGCAGTAAAGGAGGGGGACATCGATCTGGTGACTTATCTGTTAAGGATTCCTCTGCTGAATATTAAAGACTTTGTCAACTTGAAA GCGCATGGTCACACAGCTTTACACATGGCAGccggtctccatggcaaccccCACCAGGAGGAGatcctgcagctgctcctgcGCAGAGGAGCCGATCCCAGTATCCGCAACCTGGAGAACGACCAGCCAGCTCACCTGCTGCAGAGCGGCCTCCAGGGAGAGCAG CTCAAGCTCATGCTGAAGAAACGAAGTGCTTCCTCTCGTCGACGTATCGTGTCTTTGCAGGACCAGGAATGA
- the LOC130212995 gene encoding NF-kappa-B inhibitor delta isoform X2, with protein MHFEKSPKEKQCSSLPTVKELLEQKRRRETFSVPPSCTSPAPPTTVPLPSAEQFTCTGASSSYSDMAVSYEQWTHAAAESAVGYYPSHPESSYAAACSLLMTSQYGTQQQLPGYGGDTTSHTYECPMSAVTHPGIASSWSLLGSNPTAQLGFGSSMDVAKLEQARMLLSGMDDGRATGQDEDGDTMLHIYTAKGLRECAFAAAERLRDVGRLDAKEHKGKTALLVAVTANQPEIVRDLLSLGTDFNACDVKGQTALHLAAHYGLPGVLQAILSSRPAVNLEACNFEGMTPLHCAAISHSVTVKALSSSGLTDVGLQTKAAEKLSCVQMLLTAGAFLLSQEIKSNKTVLHLAVKEGDIDLVTYLLRIPLLNIKDFVNLKAHGHTALHMAAGLHGNPHQEEILQLLLRRGADPSIRNLENDQPAHLLQSGLQGEQLKLMLKKRSASSRRRIVSLQDQE; from the exons CGCCAAAAGAGAAGCAGTGTAGCAGTTTGCCCACAGTGAAGGAACTCTTGGAGCAGAAGAGAAGACGTGAGACGTTTTCTGTCCCGCCCTCCTGCACAAGTCCTGCTCCTCCAACCACTGTTCCA TTACCTTCAGCAGAACAGTTTACCTGTACAG GTGCATCAAGCAGCTACTCAGACATGGCAGTGAGCTATGAGCAGTGGACCCATGCAGCAGCAGAGTCTGCAGTGGGTTACTACCCCAGCCATCCAGAAAGCAGCTACGCTGCAgcctgcagcctcctgatgACATCTCAATAcggcacacagcagcagctcccGGGGTATGGAGGAGACACAACGTCTCACACATAC GAGTGCCCGATGAGTGCAGTCACACATCCCGGCATAGCTTCTTCTTGGTCCCTTCTGGGTTCCAATCCGACCGCACAGCTGGGTTTTGGTTCGTCAATGGACGTCGCCAAGCTGGAGCAGGCCAGGATGCTGCTCAGCGGGATGGATGACGGCAGAGCTACTGGGCAGGATGAAGATGGAGACAC CATGCTGCACATCTACACTGCCAAGGGGCTCAGGGAGTGCGCCTTCGCTGCTGCAGAGAGGCTGAGGGATGTCGGCCGGCTCGATGCCAAAGAGCACAAGGGAAAG ACCGCTTTACTGGTGGCGGTGACGGCCAACCAGCCGGAGATTGTACGAGATCTGCTGTCCCTTGGAACGGACTTCAATGCTTGTGACGTTAAAGGACAAACTGCCCTTCACCTGGCTGCCCACTATGGTTTACCTGGGGTTCTTCAG GCAATTCTCTCCAGCAGGCCGGCTGTCAACCTGGAGGCCTGCAATTTTGAGG GTATGACTCCTCTGCACTGTGCAGCCATTTCTCACAGTGTCACCGTGAAGGCGTTGTCCAGCAGTGGGCTGACGGATGTCGGTCTTCAGACCAAGGCTGCGGAGAAGCTCTCCTGTGTACAGATGCTTCTCACCGCCGGGGCATTCCTGCTCAGCCAG GAAATCAAAAGTAACAAGACTGTGCTGCACTTGGCAGTAAAGGAGGGGGACATCGATCTGGTGACTTATCTGTTAAGGATTCCTCTGCTGAATATTAAAGACTTTGTCAACTTGAAA GCGCATGGTCACACAGCTTTACACATGGCAGccggtctccatggcaaccccCACCAGGAGGAGatcctgcagctgctcctgcGCAGAGGAGCCGATCCCAGTATCCGCAACCTGGAGAACGACCAGCCAGCTCACCTGCTGCAGAGCGGCCTCCAGGGAGAGCAG CTCAAGCTCATGCTGAAGAAACGAAGTGCTTCCTCTCGTCGACGTATCGTGTCTTTGCAGGACCAGGAATGA